The Streptomonospora litoralis genome window below encodes:
- a CDS encoding glycoside hydrolase family 13 protein, translating to MPNPPDYPTDSGTAPPAAGREWWRDAVIYQIYVRSFADSDGDGEGDLQGVRNRLPELAALGVDAVWLTPFYVSPLADGGYDVADYRDVDPRFGTLHDFDALTARAHELGLRVVIDIVPNHTSSAHAWFRAAVAAEPGAPERSRYVFRPGRGPEGERPPNNWQSVFGGAAWTRLKRPDGTPEEWYLHLFDPEQPDLDWTSAEVHAEFDDVLRFWLDRGVDGFRIDVAHGMVKDPALPDLPEGQKADLLDGSTELPYFDQDGVHDIYRRWHGIAASYPGERALVAEAWVEDADRVARYLRPDELHQAFNFEYLTAGWDPEVLRGVIDGSLAANGAVGAPTTWVLSNHDVTRHVTRFGGGERGLARARAATLLTLALPGSTYLYQGEELGLPEVTDLPDDALQDPTWERSGRTERGRDGCRVPLPWEGDRPPFGFGPADSRPWLPMPAAWARYTREAQRDDPDSTLAMYTAALEHRRTAIDPAAGLEWLETVEGVLAFRRGADFVCAINLTGATATLGHSALATAGRVLMASGPVGADGDALVLPADTAVWLAAGRD from the coding sequence ATGCCCAACCCCCCGGACTACCCCACGGACTCGGGGACCGCGCCGCCGGCCGCAGGCAGGGAGTGGTGGCGCGATGCCGTGATCTACCAGATCTACGTCCGCAGCTTCGCCGACTCCGACGGAGACGGTGAAGGCGATTTGCAAGGCGTGCGCAACCGGCTGCCCGAGCTCGCGGCGCTGGGCGTGGACGCCGTCTGGCTGACGCCCTTCTACGTGTCTCCGCTGGCCGACGGCGGATACGACGTCGCCGACTACCGCGACGTCGACCCGCGGTTCGGTACGCTGCACGATTTCGACGCCCTCACCGCCCGAGCCCACGAGCTGGGCCTGCGTGTCGTCATCGACATCGTCCCCAACCACACCTCCTCGGCGCACGCCTGGTTCCGTGCGGCCGTGGCCGCCGAGCCCGGGGCTCCGGAGCGGTCGCGCTACGTCTTCCGGCCGGGGCGCGGCCCCGAAGGCGAGCGTCCGCCCAACAACTGGCAGTCGGTCTTCGGCGGCGCGGCCTGGACCCGGTTGAAGCGGCCCGACGGGACGCCGGAGGAGTGGTATCTGCACCTGTTCGACCCCGAGCAGCCCGACCTGGACTGGACGAGCGCCGAGGTGCACGCGGAGTTCGACGACGTCCTGCGCTTCTGGCTGGACCGCGGGGTGGACGGGTTCCGCATCGACGTCGCGCACGGGATGGTCAAGGACCCGGCGCTGCCCGATCTGCCCGAGGGCCAAAAGGCCGACCTGCTCGACGGCTCCACCGAACTGCCCTACTTCGACCAGGACGGCGTGCACGACATCTACCGCAGGTGGCACGGCATCGCGGCCTCCTATCCCGGCGAGCGCGCGCTGGTGGCCGAGGCGTGGGTGGAGGACGCCGACCGCGTCGCGCGCTATCTGCGGCCGGACGAGCTGCACCAGGCGTTCAACTTCGAGTACCTCACCGCGGGGTGGGACCCGGAGGTGCTGCGCGGCGTCATCGACGGGTCCCTGGCGGCCAACGGCGCCGTGGGGGCGCCCACGACCTGGGTGCTGTCCAACCACGACGTGACCCGGCACGTGACCCGGTTCGGCGGAGGGGAGCGCGGGCTGGCCAGGGCGCGCGCGGCGACCCTGCTCACCCTGGCGCTGCCGGGCTCGACGTACCTGTACCAGGGCGAGGAGCTGGGCCTGCCCGAGGTCACCGACCTGCCCGACGACGCCCTGCAGGATCCGACGTGGGAGCGCTCCGGGCGCACCGAGCGGGGGCGCGACGGGTGCCGGGTGCCGCTGCCCTGGGAGGGCGACCGGCCGCCGTTCGGTTTCGGCCCCGCGGACAGCCGACCCTGGCTGCCGATGCCGGCGGCGTGGGCGCGCTACACCCGCGAGGCACAGCGGGACGACCCCGATTCCACGCTGGCGATGTACACCGCCGCGCTGGAGCACCGGCGCACCGCCATCGACCCGGCGGCCGGTCTGGAGTGGCTGGAGACCGTCGAGGGGGTGCTGGCGTTCCGGCGCGGTGCCGACTTCGTCTGCGCGATCAACCTCACCGGCGCAACGGCCACCCTCGGGCACTCCGCCCTTGCGACTGCCGGACGGGTACTGATGGCCAGCGGGCCGGTCGGCGCCGACGGGGATGCGCTCGTGCTGCCCGCGGACACCGCGGTGTGGCTGGCAGCCGGACGGGACTGA
- a CDS encoding LacI family DNA-binding transcriptional regulator, whose protein sequence is MGPRLADIARHADVSEATVSRVLNNKPGVGADTRSAVLTALDVLGYERPERLRRRSAGLVGMVVPELENPVFPMFAQAAEGALARQGYTPVLCTRPPGGIVEDEYVELLLERNVSGIVFVSGLHADATADHARYHRLIAQNLPIVLVNGYAEEVPAAFVSCDDRAAGRLAVNHLAELGHARIGFSSGPERYVPVQRKLVGYRSAMAEHGLDSADLVELSLFGVEGGHAAASRLLERGVTAMVCGSDLMALGAVRAARQRGLSVPGDFSVVGYDDSQLIAFTDPPLTTVRQPVQAMAMATVRTLCDEIAGHTVSHTEYLFDPELVVRGSTAAAPASAAPRAVTAS, encoded by the coding sequence ATGGGTCCACGTTTGGCCGACATCGCCCGGCATGCCGACGTGAGCGAGGCCACGGTCTCCCGCGTGCTGAACAACAAGCCCGGAGTCGGCGCCGATACCAGATCGGCCGTCCTCACTGCGCTCGACGTCCTGGGATACGAGCGCCCCGAGCGGCTGCGGAGGCGCTCCGCCGGCCTGGTCGGCATGGTCGTCCCCGAGCTGGAGAACCCGGTGTTCCCGATGTTCGCCCAGGCGGCCGAGGGCGCACTCGCCCGGCAGGGCTACACGCCGGTGCTGTGCACCCGCCCGCCCGGCGGCATCGTCGAGGACGAGTACGTGGAACTCCTCCTGGAACGCAACGTCTCCGGCATCGTCTTCGTCTCGGGCCTGCACGCCGACGCCACCGCCGATCACGCCCGCTACCACCGCCTCATCGCGCAGAACCTGCCGATCGTGCTGGTCAACGGCTACGCCGAAGAGGTGCCTGCCGCCTTCGTCTCCTGCGACGACCGCGCAGCCGGCCGACTCGCGGTCAACCACCTCGCCGAGCTGGGCCACGCCCGTATCGGCTTCTCCAGCGGCCCGGAGCGCTACGTGCCGGTGCAGCGCAAGCTCGTCGGCTACCGTTCCGCCATGGCCGAGCACGGACTCGACTCCGCCGACCTCGTCGAGCTGTCGCTGTTCGGCGTCGAGGGCGGCCACGCCGCGGCGTCGCGGCTGCTGGAGCGCGGGGTCACCGCCATGGTCTGCGGCTCCGACCTCATGGCGCTGGGCGCGGTGCGCGCGGCCCGCCAACGCGGGCTGTCGGTGCCCGGCGACTTCTCCGTCGTGGGCTACGACGACTCCCAGCTCATCGCCTTCACCGACCCGCCGCTGACCACCGTGCGCCAGCCCGTCCAAGCCATGGCGATGGCCACCGTGCGCACCCTCTGCGACGAGATCGCCGGCCACACCGTCTCCCATACCGAGTACCTGTTCGACCCCGAACTCGTCGTGCGCGGATCCACCGCCGCCGCCCCGGCCTCCGCCGCGCCCCGCGCCGTCACGGCGTCCTGA
- a CDS encoding MOSC domain-containing protein, with translation MPSIASVNTGAAVDADWAGRLKRTAIDKRPAAGPVAVHTLGLAGDEQADREHHGGIDKAVYAYAREDLDLWQERLGRPLRDGVFGENLTTFGIDMDAVLIGERWSIGPVLLEAALPRTPCGVFRSWMEEAGWVKRFTAEGRTGVYLRVLAEGGIRAGDGLRVVHRPQHGITVAAAFRARYERDRDLLRRVLEIPGRSQVWEEYAPAAGAQTS, from the coding sequence ATGCCAAGCATCGCTTCGGTCAACACCGGCGCCGCCGTCGACGCCGACTGGGCGGGACGCCTCAAGCGCACCGCCATCGACAAGCGCCCGGCCGCCGGGCCGGTCGCCGTGCACACGCTCGGGCTCGCGGGCGACGAGCAGGCCGACCGCGAGCACCACGGCGGCATCGACAAGGCCGTCTACGCCTACGCCCGCGAGGACCTCGACCTGTGGCAGGAGCGGTTGGGGCGACCGCTGCGCGACGGCGTCTTCGGCGAGAACCTCACCACATTCGGCATCGACATGGACGCGGTGCTGATCGGCGAGCGCTGGAGCATCGGCCCGGTGCTGCTGGAGGCCGCCCTGCCACGCACCCCCTGCGGCGTTTTCCGCAGCTGGATGGAGGAGGCCGGCTGGGTCAAGCGCTTCACCGCGGAAGGCCGCACCGGCGTCTATCTGCGCGTGCTGGCCGAAGGCGGGATCAGAGCGGGCGACGGCCTCCGCGTGGTGCACCGGCCCCAGCACGGCATCACGGTCGCCGCGGCGTTCCGCGCGCGCTACGAGCGCGACCGCGATCTGCTGCGCCGCGTCCTGGAGATCCCGGGCCGGTCGCAGGTCTGGGAGGAGTACGCTCCGGCCGCCGGCGCCCAGACGTCCTGA
- the hemW gene encoding radical SAM family heme chaperone HemW, translating into MPSVPLDGDPVPADGALPQDAAAGAGSRPFGFYVHVPFCATRCGYCDFNTYTAAELVSRDGGHTATREGYADLAVAEIRMARRVLGAAEIPVGTVFFGGGTPTLLPPEDLGRILAAVDAEFGLEPGAEVTTEANPETVDSGVLARLREQGVNRVSFGMQSAAPRVLAVLERAHTPGRPEKCAQWAREAGFDGVNLDLIYGTPGETGADWKDSLQAAVAAGVDHVSAYSLIVEEGTRLAARVRRGELHEPDGDVLADRYVMADDALTEAGMHAYEVSNWARGTTARSRHNRLYWTGGDWWGVGPGAHSHVGGTRWWNVKHPAAYAARLAEGRSPGHAREVLDAADRRFERIMLELRLAEGCPVELLDAQGRAAAARAVADGLLDPAAHADGRAVLTRRGRLLADAVVRDLT; encoded by the coding sequence ATGCCTTCCGTGCCTCTCGACGGCGATCCCGTACCCGCCGACGGCGCCCTGCCCCAGGACGCCGCCGCCGGAGCAGGCAGCCGTCCCTTCGGCTTCTACGTGCACGTGCCCTTCTGCGCCACGCGCTGCGGCTACTGCGACTTCAACACCTACACCGCCGCCGAGCTGGTCTCGCGCGACGGCGGGCACACCGCCACCCGCGAAGGCTACGCCGACCTCGCCGTCGCCGAGATCCGCATGGCCCGCCGCGTTTTGGGCGCCGCCGAGATCCCGGTCGGCACCGTCTTCTTCGGCGGCGGTACGCCCACCCTGCTGCCGCCCGAGGACCTCGGCCGCATCCTCGCGGCCGTCGACGCCGAGTTCGGCCTGGAACCGGGCGCCGAGGTCACCACCGAGGCCAATCCCGAAACCGTCGACTCCGGCGTGCTGGCGCGGCTTCGCGAACAGGGCGTCAACCGCGTCTCGTTCGGGATGCAGAGCGCCGCCCCCCGCGTGCTGGCCGTGTTGGAGCGCGCCCACACCCCGGGCCGCCCCGAGAAGTGCGCGCAGTGGGCGCGCGAGGCCGGGTTCGACGGGGTGAACCTCGACCTGATCTACGGCACACCCGGCGAGACCGGCGCCGACTGGAAGGACTCGCTGCAGGCGGCGGTCGCGGCCGGCGTGGACCACGTCTCGGCCTACTCGCTGATCGTGGAGGAGGGCACGCGGCTCGCGGCGCGGGTGCGCCGCGGCGAGCTGCACGAGCCCGACGGCGACGTGCTGGCCGACCGCTACGTCATGGCCGACGACGCCCTGACGGAAGCGGGCATGCACGCCTACGAGGTCTCCAACTGGGCCCGCGGCACCACCGCCCGCAGCCGCCACAACCGCCTCTATTGGACCGGCGGCGACTGGTGGGGCGTGGGGCCGGGCGCGCACAGCCACGTCGGCGGAACGCGCTGGTGGAACGTCAAGCACCCGGCCGCCTACGCCGCCCGGCTCGCCGAAGGGCGCTCGCCCGGCCACGCGCGCGAAGTCCTCGACGCCGCCGACCGCCGTTTCGAGCGCATCATGCTCGAACTGCGCCTGGCCGAGGGCTGCCCGGTGGAGCTCCTCGACGCCCAGGGGCGCGCCGCGGCCGCCCGGGCCGTGGCGGACGGGCTGCTGGATCCCGCCGCGCACGCCGACGGCCGGGCCGTCCTCACCCGGCGCGGACGGCTCCTGGCCGACGCCGTGGTCCGCGATCTCACCTGA
- a CDS encoding DUF4870 domain-containing protein: MSYPPQPEQPGYGQNGGYPDHPGGYGPPPGGDPNYGPPSGPQPGYGPQAGPQPGYASQSGPQPGYGQGYQQPQYPAPMYGYQQPYGHPGGQYAPSADDRTMALVAHLGGLLTGFLLPLILFLVKKEESPFVRDQAAQAFNFQITMLIGYVISWVLMFVIIGLLTILVVFACAVIFAIIAAVAANKGEWYRYPKALAIPMLQ, from the coding sequence ATGAGCTACCCACCGCAGCCCGAACAGCCCGGTTACGGGCAGAACGGCGGCTACCCCGACCACCCCGGCGGATACGGCCCGCCGCCCGGGGGCGACCCCAACTACGGCCCTCCGTCGGGCCCCCAGCCCGGTTACGGCCCTCAGGCGGGCCCCCAGCCGGGTTACGCCTCGCAGTCGGGGCCGCAGCCCGGCTACGGCCAGGGCTACCAGCAGCCGCAGTACCCCGCGCCGATGTACGGCTACCAGCAGCCCTACGGCCACCCCGGCGGGCAGTACGCTCCTTCCGCCGACGACCGCACCATGGCGCTCGTGGCGCACCTCGGCGGACTCCTCACCGGGTTCCTGCTCCCGCTGATCCTCTTCCTGGTGAAGAAGGAGGAGTCGCCCTTCGTCCGCGACCAGGCGGCCCAGGCGTTCAACTTCCAGATCACGATGCTCATCGGCTACGTCATCTCGTGGGTCCTGATGTTCGTCATCATCGGCCTCTTGACGATTCTCGTCGTGTTCGCCTGCGCGGTCATCTTCGCCATCATCGCCGCCGTGGCGGCCAACAAGGGCGAGTGGTACCGGTACCCGAAGGCACTGGCCATCCCGATGCTGCAGTAG
- a CDS encoding DUF4870 domain-containing protein, whose translation MSETPPNRPQPQEGPSGDQSAPGRAPSGGQPGQGQAGAEEQQAGSVQPQPGYGHPSGGQPGYAQPQPGHGDQSGGQPGYGRPDEGRPGYGHPGYGPPQPGYGHPSGGQPGYAGQQPQPQPGYGQPAGGAPGGPDPYGRPQSPYAPEQAAQQHPGYAQSGYAQPGYAPQQPQPGYGQPVYGQQPGAPQAPQGYEQQPPGAYPGGQPGYGAPAQPGGPGRPAQPGYGAPAQPGTAGFPGPGYAPRPGASDDITWAMIAHLVSLLFSPLVLGWVPALIVYSAKRKDSPFVRSHASEALNFQLTLLLPYFVAWVVFLGLGVFSPALSWIGSLFVGAVPLVGIVLGVLAARSAAKGAAYRYPVSIRMVK comes from the coding sequence ATGAGCGAGACGCCGCCCAACCGACCGCAGCCCCAGGAGGGGCCCTCCGGTGACCAGTCGGCACCCGGCCGCGCCCCGTCCGGCGGGCAGCCCGGCCAGGGGCAGGCGGGCGCCGAGGAGCAGCAGGCCGGGAGTGTCCAGCCGCAGCCGGGGTACGGCCATCCCAGTGGCGGACAGCCCGGCTACGCCCAGCCCCAGCCCGGGCACGGCGACCAGAGCGGCGGACAGCCCGGCTACGGCCGACCGGACGAGGGCCGACCGGGGTACGGCCACCCGGGGTACGGCCCGCCGCAGCCGGGGTACGGCCACCCCAGTGGCGGACAGCCCGGCTACGCCGGACAGCAGCCGCAGCCGCAGCCGGGGTACGGCCAACCCGCCGGCGGAGCGCCCGGCGGCCCGGACCCGTACGGCCGACCGCAGTCCCCCTACGCCCCTGAGCAGGCCGCACAGCAGCACCCCGGCTACGCCCAATCGGGCTACGCCCAGCCCGGCTACGCCCCGCAGCAGCCGCAGCCCGGCTACGGGCAACCGGTATACGGGCAGCAGCCCGGCGCGCCGCAGGCTCCGCAGGGGTACGAGCAGCAGCCGCCCGGCGCCTACCCCGGCGGCCAACCGGGCTACGGTGCACCCGCCCAGCCCGGCGGACCCGGCCGACCGGCTCAGCCCGGCTACGGAGCCCCGGCCCAGCCGGGCACGGCAGGCTTCCCCGGCCCCGGCTACGCTCCCCGGCCCGGCGCCTCCGACGACATCACCTGGGCGATGATCGCCCACCTGGTGAGCCTGCTCTTCTCCCCCCTCGTACTCGGCTGGGTCCCCGCCCTCATCGTGTACTCGGCCAAGCGCAAGGACTCCCCGTTCGTGCGCAGCCACGCGAGCGAGGCGCTGAACTTCCAGCTCACGCTGCTGCTCCCGTACTTCGTCGCGTGGGTGGTCTTCCTCGGCCTCGGCGTCTTCTCGCCGGCGCTCTCCTGGATCGGTTCGCTGTTCGTCGGTGCGGTCCCGCTGGTCGGCATCGTGCTGGGCGTGCTGGCCGCAAGGAGTGCCGCGAAGGGCGCCGCGTACCGGTACCCGGTGTCCATCCGGATGGTGAAGTGA
- a CDS encoding DUF3097 domain-containing protein, whose product MHSDSGKRYGEDVLAGDWRRPRKGAVAEVALEHGLVLESADEGFCGAVVGWDKRTVTLEDRNGRHRVFDLEPAAFLVDGRPTTAVRPAAAPTGPTRSASGSIAVRGARSRVARESRIYVEGVHDAELVERIWGHDLRVEGVVVEYLEGVDHLPAIVAEFGPGPGRRLGVLVDHLVPGSKESRIAEQVASPDVLVTGHPFVDIWQAVKPSVVGISAWPEVPRGVPWKEGVLKALGSREETGEAWQRILGSVRTYADLEPELLGRVEELIDFVTAARGVQD is encoded by the coding sequence GTGCACAGCGACTCGGGCAAGAGGTACGGCGAGGACGTCCTGGCAGGCGACTGGCGGCGGCCGCGCAAGGGCGCCGTCGCCGAGGTCGCCCTGGAGCACGGGCTCGTCCTGGAGTCGGCCGACGAAGGGTTCTGCGGCGCCGTCGTCGGCTGGGACAAGCGGACGGTGACCCTGGAGGACCGGAACGGCCGCCATCGCGTCTTCGACCTGGAGCCGGCGGCGTTCCTCGTGGACGGCCGGCCGACAACGGCGGTCCGCCCCGCCGCGGCGCCTACCGGGCCGACTCGCAGCGCCTCCGGCTCGATCGCGGTGCGGGGTGCGCGCTCGCGGGTGGCCCGGGAGAGCCGAATCTACGTCGAGGGCGTGCACGACGCCGAGCTCGTGGAGCGGATCTGGGGCCACGACCTGCGCGTGGAGGGCGTGGTCGTGGAGTACCTGGAGGGTGTCGACCACCTGCCGGCGATCGTCGCGGAGTTCGGTCCGGGGCCGGGGCGGCGGTTGGGCGTCCTGGTGGACCATCTGGTGCCGGGCTCCAAGGAGAGCCGGATCGCCGAACAGGTCGCCTCGCCCGATGTGCTGGTGACCGGCCACCCCTTCGTGGACATCTGGCAGGCGGTCAAGCCGTCGGTCGTGGGCATCTCCGCCTGGCCCGAGGTCCCGCGGGGCGTCCCGTGGAAGGAAGGGGTGCTGAAGGCGCTGGGAAGCCGCGAGGAGACCGGTGAGGCGTGGCAGCGCATCCTGGGGTCGGTACGCACGTACGCCGACCTGGAGCCCGAACTACTCGGCCGCGTCGAAGAGCTCATCGACTTCGTCACCGCGGCACGCGGGGTGCAAGACTAG
- the hrcA gene encoding heat-inducible transcriptional repressor HrcA encodes MLDDRKLAVLRAIVEDYVSTNEPVGSKALSDRHTLGVSPATIRNDMVSLEEEGYIAQPHTSAGRVPTDKGYRLFVDRLSTVKPLSGAERRAIETFLGGAVDLDEIVGRTVRLLAQLTRQVAVVQYPSLTRSSVQHVELVPLAPQRVMMVLITDTGRVEQRVIDGLEPVNEEAVESLRQMLNRALVGKWLTDVPTAVEDLPAQIAPDDRALAAAVLSVLLESLVERHEEKIVLGGTANLAAMDFSASLREVLEALEENVVLLRLLGEMGDPSMLTVRIGAENSHEGLHSTSIVSAGYGIGDQPLAKIGVVGPTRMDYPGTMGAVRAVARYLGQILAGQ; translated from the coding sequence GTGCTCGACGACCGGAAGCTGGCGGTTCTGCGTGCGATCGTCGAGGATTACGTATCCACGAACGAACCGGTGGGGTCGAAGGCGCTCTCCGACCGCCACACGTTGGGCGTGTCTCCTGCCACCATCCGCAACGACATGGTCTCGCTGGAGGAAGAGGGCTACATCGCCCAGCCGCACACCAGCGCGGGGCGCGTTCCGACCGACAAGGGCTACCGGTTGTTCGTCGACCGGCTGTCCACGGTGAAGCCGCTCTCCGGCGCGGAGCGGCGCGCCATCGAGACGTTTCTCGGCGGGGCGGTCGACCTCGACGAGATCGTGGGGCGCACGGTGCGCCTGCTGGCCCAGCTCACCCGGCAGGTGGCGGTCGTCCAGTACCCGTCGCTCACCCGCTCCTCGGTGCAGCACGTGGAGTTGGTGCCGCTGGCGCCGCAGCGTGTGATGATGGTGTTGATCACCGACACCGGGCGTGTGGAGCAGCGGGTCATCGACGGGCTGGAGCCGGTGAACGAGGAGGCCGTCGAAAGCCTGCGCCAGATGCTGAACCGGGCGCTTGTGGGCAAATGGCTCACCGACGTCCCCACCGCCGTCGAGGACCTCCCCGCCCAGATAGCGCCGGACGATCGCGCCTTGGCGGCGGCCGTGCTGTCGGTGCTCCTGGAGAGTCTCGTCGAGCGGCACGAGGAGAAGATCGTCCTCGGAGGAACGGCGAATCTCGCCGCGATGGATTTCTCGGCTAGCCTGCGGGAGGTACTGGAGGCTTTGGAAGAAAACGTCGTCCTGCTCCGTTTGCTCGGGGAGATGGGCGACCCTTCCATGCTGACGGTGCGCATCGGCGCCGAGAACTCTCACGAGGGTCTGCACTCCACATCGATCGTCTCGGCCGGCTACGGCATCGGCGACCAGCCGTTGGCCAAGATCGGTGTGGTGGGTCCGACCCGGATGGACTATCCAGGAACGATGGGAGCGGTACGCGCTGTGGCTCGGTACCTCGGACAGATACTTGCGGGGCAGTAA
- the dnaJ gene encoding molecular chaperone DnaJ, which produces MARDYYEILGVRRDASQDEIKKAYRRLARELHPDVNPDPATQDRFKEVTQAYEVLSDDSKRRMFDMGADPFAPSGGGGGGGGAGAGGFGASGFPFDDIMNAFFGGGQAGAGRGPRDRVRRGRSIKVRIEMDLSETAFGVTKDVTFPTAVLCDTCQGEGAAKGSQRHTCDMCQGRGEVSQVARSFLGQVMTTRPCPQCSGQGTIITDPCADCAGEGRVREKVTRKVQIPAGVEDGTQIQLAGEGEVGPNGGPRGDIFLEIVQRPHPTFERRGDDLHCTITVPMTAAALGASFTFETLDGTEEIDLRPGTSSGHVITLSGHGTRHLDSSGRGDLMIQVDVETPAKLDEEQEALLRKFAELRGEDQPPGKFSPGHGGLFSRLRDAFSAR; this is translated from the coding sequence GTGGCGAGAGACTACTACGAGATCCTCGGGGTGCGGCGCGACGCATCCCAGGACGAGATCAAGAAGGCGTATCGGCGGCTCGCCCGCGAACTCCACCCGGACGTCAACCCGGACCCGGCCACCCAGGATCGCTTCAAGGAAGTGACCCAGGCCTACGAGGTCCTATCCGACGACAGCAAGCGGCGCATGTTCGACATGGGCGCCGACCCCTTCGCTCCTTCCGGCGGCGGCGGCGGCGGTGGCGGCGCGGGCGCCGGCGGATTCGGCGCCTCGGGCTTCCCCTTCGACGACATCATGAACGCGTTCTTCGGCGGCGGGCAGGCCGGCGCCGGGCGCGGCCCCCGCGACCGGGTGCGGCGCGGACGCAGCATCAAGGTCCGCATCGAGATGGACCTCTCCGAGACCGCGTTCGGCGTCACCAAGGACGTGACCTTCCCCACGGCCGTGCTGTGCGACACCTGCCAGGGCGAGGGCGCGGCCAAGGGCAGCCAGCGCCACACCTGCGACATGTGCCAGGGCCGCGGTGAGGTCTCCCAGGTGGCGCGGTCGTTCCTCGGCCAGGTCATGACCACCCGCCCGTGCCCGCAGTGCTCGGGGCAGGGCACGATCATCACCGACCCCTGCGCGGACTGCGCCGGCGAGGGCCGGGTGCGCGAGAAGGTCACCCGCAAGGTGCAGATTCCCGCGGGCGTCGAGGACGGCACCCAGATCCAGCTGGCCGGCGAGGGCGAGGTCGGACCCAACGGCGGGCCGCGCGGCGACATCTTCCTGGAGATCGTGCAGCGCCCGCACCCGACCTTCGAGCGGCGCGGCGACGACCTGCACTGCACGATAACCGTGCCGATGACCGCCGCCGCGCTGGGCGCCTCGTTCACCTTCGAGACGCTCGACGGCACCGAGGAGATCGACCTGCGCCCGGGCACCAGTTCGGGACACGTCATCACCCTCTCCGGGCACGGCACCCGGCACCTCGACAGCAGCGGGCGCGGCGACCTGATGATCCAGGTCGACGTCGAGACTCCCGCGAAGCTGGACGAGGAGCAGGAGGCGCTGCTGCGCAAGTTCGCCGAACTGCGCGGCGAGGACCAGCCTCCGGGCAAGTTCAGCCCGGGCCACGGCGGCCTGTTCTCCCGGCTGCGCGACGCCTTCAGCGCCCGCTGA
- a CDS encoding 16S rRNA (uracil(1498)-N(3))-methyltransferase produces the protein MTAPVFLSEPGELDGTTAVLTGAEGRHAAAVRRMAVGETVHLVDGAGTRARCRVVEVGKERVVCAVEERGTDPQPSPPLTVVQALPKGDRGELAVEVMTEAGVDRIVPWAAERCITRWKPERAAKSLGKWRSTAREAAKQSRRSRIPEVADLAGIGDVCARIASARVGIVLHEEADSRLSQLPLPVGSAAAAGDPPRAEDAPAAVPDGIVVVVGPEGGFAESELRALDAAGAVRALLGSTVLRTSTAGVAALAVLQARCGRW, from the coding sequence GTGACAGCTCCGGTCTTCCTGAGCGAGCCGGGCGAGCTCGACGGCACCACCGCGGTGCTGACCGGCGCCGAGGGCAGGCACGCGGCGGCCGTGCGGCGCATGGCCGTGGGCGAGACCGTGCACCTGGTCGACGGAGCCGGCACCCGCGCGCGCTGCCGGGTGGTCGAGGTCGGCAAAGAACGCGTCGTGTGCGCCGTGGAAGAGCGCGGCACCGACCCGCAGCCGAGCCCGCCGCTGACCGTCGTGCAGGCGCTGCCCAAGGGCGACCGCGGCGAACTGGCGGTCGAGGTCATGACGGAGGCCGGCGTCGACCGCATCGTGCCCTGGGCGGCCGAGCGGTGCATCACACGCTGGAAGCCCGAACGCGCGGCCAAGTCGCTCGGCAAGTGGCGTTCGACGGCGCGGGAGGCCGCCAAGCAGTCCCGGCGCAGCCGGATCCCCGAAGTCGCCGACCTGGCCGGGATCGGGGACGTGTGCGCACGGATCGCGTCGGCCCGAGTGGGCATCGTGCTGCACGAGGAGGCCGACAGTCGGCTCTCGCAGCTGCCGCTGCCCGTTGGGAGCGCCGCTGCCGCGGGGGATCCGCCTCGGGCCGAGGACGCCCCCGCGGCCGTCCCGGACGGGATCGTCGTCGTGGTTGGTCCGGAAGGCGGTTTCGCCGAGAGCGAACTGCGGGCTCTGGACGCGGCGGGCGCGGTGCGTGCGCTGCTGGGGTCGACCGTGCTGCGCACCTCCACCGCGGGAGTGGCCGCGCTGGCGGTGCTCCAGGCACGCTGCGGGCGATGGTGA
- a CDS encoding SigE family RNA polymerase sigma factor — MVAGAPAASVSVDWDADQAVTQLYSTQYRPLVRLATLLVRDSATAEEVVQDAFVAMHGAWRRLRDPNKALSYLRQSVVNRARSVLRHRAVVEKHAPKALPDAPSAEQGAMGELERAAVIEALRDLPTRQREAIVLRYYGDLSEAQIADAMGISRGAVKSHTARGIAALRSVLEHTT; from the coding sequence ATGGTCGCAGGGGCCCCGGCGGCGTCGGTCTCGGTCGATTGGGACGCCGACCAGGCCGTCACCCAGCTCTACAGCACGCAGTACCGCCCGCTGGTCCGGCTGGCCACCCTGCTCGTCCGCGACTCCGCCACGGCCGAAGAGGTCGTGCAGGACGCCTTCGTCGCCATGCACGGCGCCTGGCGCCGGCTGCGCGACCCCAACAAGGCGCTGTCCTACCTGCGGCAGTCGGTAGTCAACCGCGCCCGCTCTGTGCTTCGGCACCGGGCCGTGGTAGAAAAGCACGCGCCCAAGGCCCTTCCCGACGCACCCAGCGCCGAGCAGGGCGCGATGGGCGAACTGGAGCGAGCGGCCGTCATCGAGGCCCTGCGCGACCTGCCCACCCGCCAGCGTGAGGCGATCGTGCTCCGGTATTACGGCGACCTGTCCGAGGCGCAGATCGCCGACGCGATGGGCATCAGCCGCGGCGCAGTCAAGAGTCACACCGCACGGGGGATAGCCGCGCTCCGCTCGGTTCTGGAGCACACGACATGA